The DNA sequence CTCAAAATCACGCGGTGAGATCGAGCGAAGAAGTTCTTCCGTTGCCTTCCGATCTCCCGACTTATAAGCTGCCTGACTTATAAGCTGCTTGGCTTTGAATAAGCCGATGATCTTGCTATCGGACTCGACTCCTAAGGCAATTGAAGGGGGCTTATTGCCACTTCAAAAGCAACCATTCCGCATCTTCCCTCAGCGCATCATACGCCTTCTCCGAAATCAATTCTTTTTTCTTCTGCTGGTCGAGCATCTCTGTAAACTTCTTCGTATGCTTGACGACTTTCGCTACCTCCCCTTTTTCCTCAAAACGACTGACAGTGGTTATGTGAGCCGATAAGGCACTCGCGGCTCCGTGGTTCTTAAACTCACCCTCCGCCTCGAAACGCTCCACACTCGCCTTTATTTTATCGGCACTCATAGCGATCGATTTCTTGAAGAAAGCGACCTTCTTTGCCAGTTGGCTGTTTAACAGGTGATACTCGAAGCCAATGTCTTGCCTCGCCAAGTATGTTTGCAACTCTTCCAGCGCAGCGGATAGCTCAGCCCGTTCAAACTCACCGCCCAGTTCGGCAGGTACGTCTTGCAGCAAACGTTCCGCCTCTCGGATCGACCTTTTTGCAGCGGCAAAATGGTACGCTTCAATCTCATAGATGCTGTACCCGTACTTCGTCGCCCGTTTAGACATTGCCACCTTTAAAAACTTAGCATTCTTGGCGTGGACGTCCTGCAAACCGATCACGTCAATGTTTCCTTTTTTTGGGTCGTGCCTGTGGGTATACACCTTTTCAAACGTTTTCCCGTCATTGGAAAGGAATACATCATATTTTTCCGCACGGGCCGTTTCCCAATAAATTTTTACCGTGTCCAAATCGTACCGATCGTCTAACTCGACCATGACCCATTGGTTGTCTTTCTCTTCTTCGGAAATACCTTTGTACTGCGATCCCCACCGCGTGCCAAAATCGCCATCCGTGAGGTGAGACGCTTTTTGGGCATCGTTGTATTCCGAAGAGGCCGTCACTTTTTGTCCGCGAGCCACATTGCGCGGAACGACGATCGATCGTTTAAAATCGTCCAGTCGGTCGTTGAGCTGCCCCGTCAATACGTCGTAAGTGAATAAATCTTTATCTGCTTCGGATAAAAATGTTTTTAACTCGTCTTTAGCCGCTACTAACTGCTCTCTTTCCTTGGCACCACCTGCTTCTTGCGGAACGAGATCGAGCAATTCCTCAGCTTCGTCGATTAGCTTTTCTCCATCTTTGAAGTCGACCGCGCCAAAAGCTTCTAACTGAAAGATACTGTAGCCATACTGAGTTGCCCTTTCCGACATCGCGACTTTCAAATACTTCACATTGGCGTCCAACGGAATCGTGTCCAGCAGCCCGTGCCCGGGATCGTACGTGTGGTTATACACTTCCTCAAACGTTTCCCCGTCGGTGGAAACGAGTAGCTTGTACTTTTTCGCTCGCGCCGCTTCCCAGTGAAGCTTCACTTCGTGTAATTGATACGGTTGGTCAAATTCGACTAGCACCCATTGATTGTCTTTCTCCTCTTCGGAGATGCCTTTGTACTGCGACCCCCAGCGAGTCCCGAAATTGCCGTCGGTGATGTGTGCCACTTTTTGCGTCTGGTCGTATTCCGAGGAAGCAGTCACTTTTTGTCGGTAAGCGACATTCTTTTTTAAGCTGTTCGTAAGCGCCTGATTCATTAAGGTGATGTTGTCGATCTCACCTTTGACTCCTTTTCCGATTTGTTCTAAAGGTAACACGAAGGATGTGGAGTCATTCGCGCGCCCTCCCAACTTGTTCACTTGCTTAGCAGTTGACACTTTTTTCCCGTCGACGTACAACGCGGTTTCTTTGTTGTCACCAATCAACAGGACGTGATGCCACTTGTTCTCCGGAAGGGCATAATCGTGACGAAACGTATAATTTTCGAACTTGGTTTTGCTATTTTCCGATGTCGGCTCATTTCTTTCGTAGCCCAACTTCCCCGTCTCGTCGACAGTTAAATAGAAGGCGCCATCTTTGCCGGAAAAAAGTGTCGCGTCGTCACGGGAACCTTCATCTAACTTAATGTCAAAGGCCACACTGTACGGGTACCCAATCCCCGAAACCGGCAGTTCCAAGTAGCTATTCCCATCGAGTTGGAACGTTTTTCCACCGCGGCTGTCGACAATCTTGCCGCCTTTTAGTTTCGCATCGTAGCCGTTACTTGTTACATCTTTCACGATCCCTTTGTTCACGGATTCAAAATCGTATTTAAGCACGATCGGCGTCTTCGATTCGACAAACCTGGCCGGATTGGACAAAGGCGTTTTGTTTTGCACCGCTTTGACGCGTTTCATAAATTGATCGGCCGTTTGCCCCGCCGTTTTTTCCCCGTACCACGTTTTTTCCGACACGAGCATAACGGCATCTTTCATCCGGTCAAAAATGTCATAGCTCGATAGCCCTCCTGTGTAGGCGGTTAAATCGTTCCACAATGCGAACTCAGCGCCTTTCGTTTGCGGATGAGCAAAAGGCATCGTCGCACCACCTTTTCCTCCCATTCGATAGGCGGACCAAAAATTGTTGACCTCCCAGGTATCGTATTTGTCCTTTATATCTAAGTAATCGGGAAAACCTGCATTGCCGAGGGGCACGATATATAAGTCGCCTCCGGCAGTATTGATCACATCGTAACCTAACGCGTACATTTCTTTCACGTCTGACCAGTAGGGCGCCCAAATGTTCATCGTCGCTTCACTGCTCACTGGTGTATCGCCGTCAAAACCGTTTTTTCCGAGGGAACCCCACAGCCTCGTTTCATAACCTTTCCCGTTGACGTAGTTGATGAAGTGGTCCGTATAATGACGCATCTGTTCCGAATACGCTTTATCGTATTCGTCTGTTCCGATATGGAATTTCGTGCTTTGCACGACACGGTTCTCGTCCTTGGGGCTTGTCCCAAGAAACTCATCAAAGAGCGATTCGATAAACGGGTAAACGAGAGCCCGTTTTTCCGGTGTGGTGATGTCTAGCGCTCCGCGCTTCAACATCATGTCCGCGTTCACTGCTCGAAAACTTTCCGCGTGATACGGCGTATCAATTTCGGTGACGACGTCAATGCCGTATTTTTTCATCTCCTTTTGAAACACAATGTATTCTTCTTGCGGGTAATAGCCGTCTTTCGCATTGATTTCTGGGTACTGTTTACTTTCTACGCGAAAGGCTTCGTAGTTTGCCCCCGCCCGAAAGTCGTTAATGTGCATTTGCAGCTCATTCAGTTTAAACCACGCCATATATTCAGCCATCTCTTGCACATACTGGAGCGGGATGTACATTCTACCGACGTCCAACATGCCGGATCGTACCTCGTACTTCGGATAGTCCCGGGCGATGCCCTTCGGGAGGGTTAGTTTATCTTTCGATTGGTACAAAATTTGCGTGATCGACATGCCACCGTAATTGATTCCTTGAGGCTTAGGGGCACTAACGACAATTTGATCCGTTATGTCGAGGGTGTATCCTTCGTTCCCTAAATGCTTTTGCGAAGGGTTGATCGTTAAGTAAATGTCCCCTTTTTTTGGCTTAGCGCCAACCGCGACCGGAATGTCCTTGTCCAACATTTTTTTAAAATAGTTCCTTATGAGGTTAGCTTCGTCCACGATCGAATCAGCTGCGGATCGGTCGACAACGAGACGGGATTTTTTAGACAGCTTGAATTCCCCACGATGACCTTTCCATTCCCGTAAGCCGGGGATGACATTCGGAATGGGATTATCGCCGGATTTGGCACTGTGCTTACCTTTCACTTTCACTGGAATGTCCTCAGCGGATACAGCGACGTCTTTGCTATCCCCTTTGTTCGTCACTTTGTATAAAACGTTTACATTCATGTCACTAATCGGCTGGTAAAAGCTTAAATCTCGCGCAATAATTTGTTGATTGTCTGAGCCGAATAAGGATACTTCATACTGCGGATCGGGAGAAGCAGGTAGAATGACGGATTTTCCGTCTGGGGAAATTTCTGGTTGCTTGTCACTGATGAAATCGAGAACGTCTTGGGCACTTTGGAATGTGTGATCGGCATTTTTCGCTGTTGCTGCTGTAACCGGGAGTACACTCGTCACGAGGAGACAGGCGATTAGGACTAGGAGAAAGATGTGTTGCCGTTGTGCGACTTTCATCGTGGGCACCCTCCACTTATTGATTTTTTTGCGGTCAGCGGCAATGTTAGCCCCCTGCGACAGATTGCCACGTGTCACCGGGGGCTGCCGCTGATCTGTTACCGACAGTTAACGCTCCCTACGTCGTCTTATTGCTTCTTAAACCTTAACTACGCATCTTAATGATTTCATCGGCAACGAACTGCACTTGTGTCCCTACGATGACTTGAATGCTATGTTTGCCGACAACATTAATGCCTGGTACGCCTGTGTTTCTAATTTGTTGTTGGTCGACAGCATCCATGTCGTTCACTTCAACTCTTAGCCGCGTCGTACAATTGTCGACAGACACGACGTTCGCATCTCCGCCCAAGGCGGCATAAATTTCTGCAGCTAGTTGTGCCGTTTTGTCACCTGTTGCACTGCCCGCTGCTGGCGCGCGACTTGCATCTGCACCCGCTGTGGCTCCTGCTCCTACGCCTGCTCCTGCAACGGTCCCATTGTCATCTACGGTATCTGGTTCACGCCCCGGTGTCGCTAGGTCGAACTTAACGATTAGAAAGCGGAACAGGAAGTAGTAGATGACCGCAAACACGAGCCCTTGCACGATTAACATATAGGGTTGGTTCGCCATTGGCAATCGCGAACTGAGCACGAAGTCGACGAAGCCGGCGCTAAAGCCAAATCCTGCTGTCCAGTGAAAGAGGGCGGCGATCGCTAAGGACAAACCGGTCAAGATGGCATGCACGACATACAAGGCCGGTGCTAAGAACATGAAGGAAAACTCGAGCGGCTCAGTTACACCGGTAAAGAAAGCCGCGAAGCCTGCCGCTAACATTAATGAAGCTGCTTGTTTTTTCCGCTTTGATTTCGCCGTATGGTACATCGCCAGCGCGGCAGCAGGTAAACCAAACATCATGATCGGGAAGTAGCCGGCCTGATACATTCCGGTAATCCCTTTGACCCCTTCATTGGCCCAGAAGTTACCGATATCGTTAATGCCTGCGACGTCAAACCAAAAGACAGAGTTAAGTGCATGGTGTAACCCGGTCGGAATGAGCAGTCGGTTGAAGAAACCGTATAACCCGGCACCGACGGCACCTAGTTTACTAATCGACGTACCGAAAGTGACTAACCAAGTATAAATGACTGGCCAGACGAAAAACAGCACGACAGATGCGGCTAACATCGCCACCGAAGACATAATCGGCACGAGTCGTTTCCCGCTAAAGAAAGCTAACGCATCCGGGAGCCTGACATGACTGAACCTATTGTACATATTGGCGGCGATAATACCAGATAGAATCCCGATAAACGCATTACCGATTTTTGCAAAGGCTGGATCGACCGCTTCTGGTTTAATGCCTTGCAACAACGCGACGGTGTCAGTCGAAAGAAGCGTTGTCACAACGAGGAAAGCTACTAAACCACTAAGTGCGGCTGAACCGTCCCTTTCTTTTGCCATCCCCAACGCAACCCCGACGGCAAACAAAATAGGGATATTGTCAATAATGGCTGACCCTGCTTTGATCATGAACGCGGCAAACGCACTGCCCGACCCCCAACCTGACGGGTCAATCCAATAACCGATACCCATTAACACGGCCGCAGCTGGCAAAACGGCAACCGGCAGCATTAATGAACGACCGAGTCGCTGAAAATACTTCATCATTTTGAAGTACCTCCTACTTTAAATTTTTTAACAAATAAGGGAAAGCAGATACATTGCAAGATTATCCGTCGTAAGCCCGACACACGTGGCTGGCTTTCGCACGTCCGACGACAAACTATTTTGGTGAGATCCCTTTCAAAATCACATTGTTCCTCACCCACCTTCGTGTTGATCGATCCCTGTACTGTGTTCAAGCGTTGTTTCTGTACGATGTTCTTAACCGTGATCTGAGCGATCGACCCGTACACTTTACCTGTCATTAGTTCCGTACGGTATTTCCACCATGTTCCCAAGCAATGTTCTTTGCGCGTTCTTTTCGCGTACCCGAAGGACGTGTACTTAGGTCACTTCGGTCACTTACGGTTGTCTTAATCTTTCGATGTGTAGCGTAATATAGCCCAACTCTTGCTCCGGCAGATCGACGCCGTAAGCTGACAGCAGATGCTTTTTTACTTCGAGCGCACACTCGTAAGCAAGAGGGAATTTCTTCTTAATCATATCCATCATTTCATCGTCGAGCGTATGCAGTTCGTAATGCTTCATTCTCTCCAAGGCAAAGCGCAAATGCGTAATGAGACGCTGGTAAGCAATGTCGTCTTCTTCAATCGTAATGTTCAAAAAGTGCTTGATCGTTTGCACCATGTCCCGAATGATCGTCGTCTGCCGAATCGTCTCGCGAAAATCGCCCGCTTGCGGCTTCATCGTATGAATGTGCAGAGCGATAAAAGCCGCTTCATCGACCGGCATGGCGACGCGACACTTTTCTTCGATGTGCCGAATCGCCCATAGCCCAATCTCGAATTCCTTTTTGTATAAAATTTTAATTTCGTGTAACAACTTATTTTTTAGACTAATACCTTGCTTTTCTCGTTCAATTGCAAAGGAAAGGTGGTCCGTGAGCACAAGGTGGATATGTTCCGACAGCTTCGTTCCGAGCGTCTCCTCAGCATACGAAATAATTTCTTCCGAAATCGTAAAATGCTCAACCGGGATGCGGCTCAAAAGTTGCTGCAGCTTCTCGTTCTCCCGCATGACGAAAATCTTTTCGATTTTGTGTGCGCTAACGACGTCATTTTTTCGTTTGTTAAACGCAATTCCGGCTCCAATGGCAATTTTCTCCTGATCACCGTCCATGACGACGACCGCGTTGTTATTCAAGATCTTCTTTATTTTCATTGGAACCACCACCTTTTTTTGCTGTACGCTAAACGCCACCGACGTTCAGTCGTACGATTGTTGCTCACGTAACCTTTTACATTCCAAAACTGTTCCTATTGTTAACTATTCATATTGCTAACTGCTCATTTTCCTCTGTTCTGTTGCTAACTGCCCATTCCTGACTGCTCTAAGCGATGCACTATTTGGCAGAAGTTGCAATAACCGTCTCGCCCGCGACACCTTTCTTGTCCCCGGTAAACGTGTACTGCTTACCAGTCTCTTGGCCATTCGTAATGACGATCGGCGTAATGGTGCTTTCCGCGTTTGTACGAATATATTCCCAATCGACGGCCATCAGTCGCTGTCCGGCAGAAACGTCATCGCCCTTCTGTACGAGGACGTCAAACCCTTTTCCTTCTAAAGCGACCGTCTCTAAACCGACGTGAACGAGAACTTCCGTGCCGTCCTTGCTACGAATGCCGATCGCGTGCTGCGTGTCCGCGACTAAAATGACGGTCCCGTCGACTGGGGCGCATATGTCGCCACCTTCTGGAATGACAGCAACGCCTTCGCCCATCATTTTTTGACTGAAGACGGGATCGGGCACTTCCTCGAGCGGAATAACCTCTCCGTTAACTGGCGCATATATTTTTAGGGTTTCCTTTTTAAACAGATTGAATAACATGTCTCTTAGCTCCTCTCGTTTCATTCGTCGGTGTCACACGAAACTTATGGTGTCGTGATCCGATTGGATTGGCAATTAAAAAAGGCATGGCGGGAAAGAAAAGGCGCTTAAGACCTTCTCATTTACCACCATGCCTGATCAAGTCAGTAACATGTGATGCAATATGATGTTGTTAAATCAAGCATAGCATTCACTAACCGAAAAAGCAACCTCATTGCGGCTTCTTGCTCGTTTCGCCATATTTGTTAACTCGTTCAGCGAATTGATCCGCGCCGAGTGGGCAGTATATTGTATGATCTAGTTTTTCAAAAAGTCTGGCTGGGCAAAACTCGGGTTCGGGTAGGTATAAAATCCTTCTCCTGTTTCCCGGCCGAGCTTCCCTTGGTCGATGTACTCCGTCTTCATTAACTCAGCCAGTTTTGCAAACTCTTCATTACCTGTCGCCTTCGCCTTGGCCTGCACGATATTATATGCGGTCTCGATACCGACAATGTCCAAAATACCAAACGGACCGAACGGAGCCCCCGTGGCGATCATCCACGTCTTATCGATCGTCTCCGGGTCAGAAACCTCGCGCAACAACAGCAGCTGCGCAGATTCCAACAAGGGAACTAGTAACGAATTCAATATATAACCGGACTGCTCTTTGTACAACGGCAAGGCAACCATGCCGATCGCCCGGGAAAATGCCATCACGTCGTCAAACACGTTCATATCCGTTCCCGGGTGTTTCATTACTTCAGCCGTATTGTTGACCCAAATATTGTTCGCGAAATGTAACGCCAAAAACTTTTCCGGTCGACCTGTCGCCTCCGCAAATTGGCTCGGCAGTAACGTCGAAGAGTTTGTGGCAAAAACGGTCTTTTCCGGCGCTAATTTCCCTAGTTTTGTGTAAAAATCCTTCTTAATTTGCACAACTTCCGGAATCGCTTCAATGACGAGATCTGCTTCTGCAACCGATTTTGCCAAATCGCTACTGAAGGAGATCCGATTGTAGGCCGCGTCGAGTTCTTCTTCGGTCGCTCCTAAATCTTTTTCATAAGGGTGCTTCAATCGGTTAATTCTTTCTTTAGCACCTAGCAACGCTTCGTCATTAATGTCGTATACAGTAACATCGAATCCTTTGAAAGCCGTTTGAAACGCAATTTGACTGCCTAACACACCGCTGCCGGCAACAGTAACATGTTTGTAGTCCATGGGAATTTTCCCCCTTATACTTTTTGGTGTGTGCTTGTGCTGTTCCGGTGAATAGAACCACGTGTTCGGTGAATAAAACCACGTGTCCGGTGAATAGAACCACGCGAATATAGTTAATACGTTTCCTTTTCCTGTTAATTTTAGAAAGGTAAACGTATTTTTAGCTTAAATTGTTGTATATGTCTCTGTCAAGACACTGGAGATCTACTCTACCGTCTTCCCTGCAATACTTACGCAGTTTGTCACACTTTTGACCTTATGGCCACATGATATGAAATAATTTCAAATAATTGTTATTTTATGATATATAGTTGGAAAGACCAATCACTAACAGCACGAAAAAAAAGAGCTTCTTAGATGAAAATTAAACAATTGCAAATGTCGCTGTCACTCTCGAAGTATTAAAGGGACAGTTCGATAAAACTATCGTTACCATCTTTATGGATCCGGAAAAAAGAACGTGATTTGTGTGACTAAGGGTAAGGACTCTGGTACGTGGCACGGCATTAAATAAGACCCGCTATCTGTGGCCACGTTTTCTGCCAAGAAC is a window from the Numidum massiliense genome containing:
- a CDS encoding 3-hydroxyacyl-CoA dehydrogenase; translation: MDYKHVTVAGSGVLGSQIAFQTAFKGFDVTVYDINDEALLGAKERINRLKHPYEKDLGATEEELDAAYNRISFSSDLAKSVAEADLVIEAIPEVVQIKKDFYTKLGKLAPEKTVFATNSSTLLPSQFAEATGRPEKFLALHFANNIWVNNTAEVMKHPGTDMNVFDDVMAFSRAIGMVALPLYKEQSGYILNSLLVPLLESAQLLLLREVSDPETIDKTWMIATGAPFGPFGILDIVGIETAYNIVQAKAKATGNEEFAKLAELMKTEYIDQGKLGRETGEGFYTYPNPSFAQPDFLKN
- a CDS encoding discoidin domain-containing protein is translated as MKVAQRQHIFLLVLIACLLVTSVLPVTAATAKNADHTFQSAQDVLDFISDKQPEISPDGKSVILPASPDPQYEVSLFGSDNQQIIARDLSFYQPISDMNVNVLYKVTNKGDSKDVAVSAEDIPVKVKGKHSAKSGDNPIPNVIPGLREWKGHRGEFKLSKKSRLVVDRSAADSIVDEANLIRNYFKKMLDKDIPVAVGAKPKKGDIYLTINPSQKHLGNEGYTLDITDQIVVSAPKPQGINYGGMSITQILYQSKDKLTLPKGIARDYPKYEVRSGMLDVGRMYIPLQYVQEMAEYMAWFKLNELQMHINDFRAGANYEAFRVESKQYPEINAKDGYYPQEEYIVFQKEMKKYGIDVVTEIDTPYHAESFRAVNADMMLKRGALDITTPEKRALVYPFIESLFDEFLGTSPKDENRVVQSTKFHIGTDEYDKAYSEQMRHYTDHFINYVNGKGYETRLWGSLGKNGFDGDTPVSSEATMNIWAPYWSDVKEMYALGYDVINTAGGDLYIVPLGNAGFPDYLDIKDKYDTWEVNNFWSAYRMGGKGGATMPFAHPQTKGAEFALWNDLTAYTGGLSSYDIFDRMKDAVMLVSEKTWYGEKTAGQTADQFMKRVKAVQNKTPLSNPARFVESKTPIVLKYDFESVNKGIVKDVTSNGYDAKLKGGKIVDSRGGKTFQLDGNSYLELPVSGIGYPYSVAFDIKLDEGSRDDATLFSGKDGAFYLTVDETGKLGYERNEPTSENSKTKFENYTFRHDYALPENKWHHVLLIGDNKETALYVDGKKVSTAKQVNKLGGRANDSTSFVLPLEQIGKGVKGEIDNITLMNQALTNSLKKNVAYRQKVTASSEYDQTQKVAHITDGNFGTRWGSQYKGISEEEKDNQWVLVEFDQPYQLHEVKLHWEAARAKKYKLLVSTDGETFEEVYNHTYDPGHGLLDTIPLDANVKYLKVAMSERATQYGYSIFQLEAFGAVDFKDGEKLIDEAEELLDLVPQEAGGAKEREQLVAAKDELKTFLSEADKDLFTYDVLTGQLNDRLDDFKRSIVVPRNVARGQKVTASSEYNDAQKASHLTDGDFGTRWGSQYKGISEEEKDNQWVMVELDDRYDLDTVKIYWETARAEKYDVFLSNDGKTFEKVYTHRHDPKKGNIDVIGLQDVHAKNAKFLKVAMSKRATKYGYSIYEIEAYHFAAAKRSIREAERLLQDVPAELGGEFERAELSAALEELQTYLARQDIGFEYHLLNSQLAKKVAFFKKSIAMSADKIKASVERFEAEGEFKNHGAASALSAHITTVSRFEEKGEVAKVVKHTKKFTEMLDQQKKKELISEKAYDALREDAEWLLLKWQ
- a CDS encoding PRD domain-containing protein; translated protein: MKIKKILNNNAVVVMDGDQEKIAIGAGIAFNKRKNDVVSAHKIEKIFVMRENEKLQQLLSRIPVEHFTISEEIISYAEETLGTKLSEHIHLVLTDHLSFAIEREKQGISLKNKLLHEIKILYKKEFEIGLWAIRHIEEKCRVAMPVDEAAFIALHIHTMKPQAGDFRETIRQTTIIRDMVQTIKHFLNITIEEDDIAYQRLITHLRFALERMKHYELHTLDDEMMDMIKKKFPLAYECALEVKKHLLSAYGVDLPEQELGYITLHIERLRQP
- a CDS encoding PTS sugar transporter subunit IIA; translation: MLFNLFKKETLKIYAPVNGEVIPLEEVPDPVFSQKMMGEGVAVIPEGGDICAPVDGTVILVADTQHAIGIRSKDGTEVLVHVGLETVALEGKGFDVLVQKGDDVSAGQRLMAVDWEYIRTNAESTITPIVITNGQETGKQYTFTGDKKGVAGETVIATSAK
- the nagE gene encoding N-acetylglucosamine-specific PTS transporter subunit IIBC — encoded protein: MMKYFQRLGRSLMLPVAVLPAAAVLMGIGYWIDPSGWGSGSAFAAFMIKAGSAIIDNIPILFAVGVALGMAKERDGSAALSGLVAFLVVTTLLSTDTVALLQGIKPEAVDPAFAKIGNAFIGILSGIIAANMYNRFSHVRLPDALAFFSGKRLVPIMSSVAMLAASVVLFFVWPVIYTWLVTFGTSISKLGAVGAGLYGFFNRLLIPTGLHHALNSVFWFDVAGINDIGNFWANEGVKGITGMYQAGYFPIMMFGLPAAALAMYHTAKSKRKKQAASLMLAAGFAAFFTGVTEPLEFSFMFLAPALYVVHAILTGLSLAIAALFHWTAGFGFSAGFVDFVLSSRLPMANQPYMLIVQGLVFAVIYYFLFRFLIVKFDLATPGREPDTVDDNGTVAGAGVGAGATAGADASRAPAAGSATGDKTAQLAAEIYAALGGDANVVSVDNCTTRLRVEVNDMDAVDQQQIRNTGVPGINVVGKHSIQVIVGTQVQFVADEIIKMRS